A window of Narcine bancroftii isolate sNarBan1 chromosome 6, sNarBan1.hap1, whole genome shotgun sequence genomic DNA:
CTCCTCTGCTGTGTCCTACCACCCAGACTGACAGCTCTATACAcgttttaaacggcctgttaaaggagccagcgGTGTTttattaaaatcctgtgaccaaggGATCTGAGCccaaggagcctaaagacgaacattcagcgacacaaggacagcttcttcccctctgccgccagattcctgaataattcaatgaaccagacactgccttacttttcacgcactattttaaaaaaatattgttgtaaggtggtttataggaaTATTTGCACTATGGTGCTGtcgcaaaacagcaaatttcattcTGAAATACACAACCTGATTCACAATTCTCACAATGAAagagcaggagtgaccactgaaGAGAAGTGTTTTAACAGGGTTACTGCCATCACTGAAACTAGTCAGTGCATCAGAATTGCCTATCACTGGCCATTCTTGGAATTTTGGTCAAACTTCATCACACTTtgagttctcctgacttcctcctgaagtcactTGGTTTTGCTTGGCCTTGCTACAAGAGTAATATCCAATTCACATCATAAAAGattgaagaatcagaatttatggtcaggaacaagtcatgaaattcagtgttttgcagcagcgtcgcggtacaaacatacaaatagccaacttacaacaataatatttttaaaagtgcatgaaaagtaaggcattgTCAATgcatcattgattattcaggaatgtgatggcagcggggaagaagcgccactgagggctcgtctttaggctcctgtacctttttctgccccaatggtagcagagtgaagagggcatggcctgggtggtgggagtctttgaggacagaggacagaggctgcttttttaagacaccgcctcatgtagatgtcctcgttggagtgaaatctggtgcctgtgatgtaacAGGctgggttaacaaccctctggagtttattcttcccctgagagttggcgcctccataccagccagtgatgcagccagccagaatactctccacagtacacctgagaGTCTTACGAGCCATaccaatctcctcagacacctctcaaagtatagccactgatgagctttctttgtgattgcattaatgtggaggctccaggacagataattggagatgttgacacccagaaatctgaagatcttgaccctctccactactgagccctcgatgaagactgggtcgtgtctcctgacttcctcctgaagtctacaatcatcacTTGGTTTTTCAgatattgagcacaaggttgttgtccccctcctgtatgcttcctcattgccattagtgattctgccgacgactgtggtgtcatcggcaaacttgtagatgacattggaatttTGTCTGGCCACAGTCATGGTTGTATAACGAGTAAgcgcacatccttggggtgcacccaTGTTGATTATCAGTGAGATGTTGTTTCGTACTGACtgctcttctgatgaggaagtcaagggtcCAGTTGCAGTGAGGtatagaggcccagagtttgtagcttcttgaccagcactgagggaataatggtattgaaggctgagctgcagttgATGACGAGCAGCCATATGTATTGATGtttgagctgagtggagagccagcaatattgtatctgctgtggtaggtaaattgcagTGGGACCAGAtcgtatgtgttaattctggccatgaccagtctctcaaaacatttcatcacagtagatgttagtgcaacTGGGCGGTCGTCGTTGAGGCTGCTCACGCTACTTTTCTTGGGTACcaagatgattgatgcccttttgaagcaggtgggagttTGAAAACGTCCCTGAACACTCTggttagttggttggcacagttttcagtaccctaccaggtatgccatcagggcctgacaccttgtaaaggttcaccctcttgagtGATGCTCTGATGtcacctcagagacagatatcacagggacttcagccttttcagggattctattaGACACTGTGtggttcttctcaaagtgcaGTTTAATGGAGATCAAAAATGTTTAAATACGTGCAGAAACGGAGGTGGGACACAGAGAACATTCTAATCTATATATTTATAGATATGCTGTGTATTTGGACAACCTTGTATTGGGCCTGAATAAAATTTGTGTTTCACACATGCATAAAATTTGGTCAGACTCATCTGATATCCCCAGTTCCAAGCATCACATTTTCACCTCAAAGACATTGAGATCATCAAAAATGATTGGGACCACTGAATTATGAGGGAACATTACTTAATCTTGACCTGTACAGAGGGTTTTTAAAAAGGTTGGGAGGATctagatatttattttaatgggaACATAAATTTCTTCtgattaatttagagatacacacagaaacaggccctcctggcccaTGAACCTGTTCTGCCCAAATACACCGTGACCAATAAACCAACTCGGTgcacctttggaatgtgggaggaaacccatgcagtcagagGGAGTGTACCAAGCTCCTCACAGACAATAGCAGATTTAAACCAGGATCGCTGGTGCTTCAATAACTTTGCACTGAAGAATCTAGTAGAAATGATTTGATCTTAGATTAGGCTTACAAGTGAAATATCAAGACATTTGTCTTCTAAATGTGTGAGAAATCTTcagtttattcattttatttgttcAATTGAATCAAAGAAGAATTTGTGGGTAAGTGGTGATGACCTACATATCACCATATGCACAAAACACTCAAGAGTTTCTATTTCTAATTCGATCTTGTCCAAATCTGGAAAACCCACCTGACTTGTTTGCACAAAGCATTAAAACCACAGTTTAAATAGTCTGAATTTTATTAACAATAGTTTTGTTAAAAATGATACAACTTGGCTGAAGATTGAAATACTGTTCAGtgctattaaaataaatattccataCAAAAATCCTTTTAGGATAATGCAAGTTAACAGGTATTacacaggaaaataaattttaaaaactaaaacACTGCAGTACGGTTTAATTAAATAAACCTAAttcaacttttatttctgtgttaGTCACATTAAATTAACCAATACCCATTTaccaaaatgttaaataaatgctaacagCAGCATACAATCTCCATGTGCCTTTTCATTGTTGTAAAAGGTTTCCAGATCTCTGGTCATTGCGCAGAAAGGAATATAAGTGGATACACTAGTGTAGCAAGTAACGCCCATTGTATTGCAACAAAACCATCAAATAGGTGTAAAAGTAAGGCCAATAAACAGTCTCAATTCCATTCAAAACCCACCAAAATGGAGAGGCCAGTTCCAGATCTTACAGATGACATCTTTTGCTCTCGTCATTATATTGTGTGACCCTAAACAAATCTTTTTTCACTATGAAAAACCCAGTCTCACATAATGAGCTGTTAGACACACTTAGTTGCTCAAAACTTGGATTCTGATTTAACACATTGTTTTAAACTTGTTCATAACACCAACCTCCATAGAAATTGAACATTGGTATCCCGAGTCTCCGTGCAGGGAGTTCTGTGCACTAACTTTTAAGTGAGGCCATCAATTACAAAACAATGAACTAAATTTGAGGACAAATTCAGAGAAGGTTGACGACCATCAGGATAGGTAAAGAAGGTGGCGTGACAAAGGCCACTTCTGGTGAAAATAAGCGGACTCCAAGAAAAACTCCTCTTCCATTTACCTCCCAGAGTTTGAGTTTTCAGCTGTGGATTCAAATGAATGATACCAACTGCAGTAGAGTAACCCATGATCTGAAAGTGCAATTCTGCAAACAGTACCATCATAATTCCCCAATTCTTTATATTCACCTGTTCTGTCTAGACAGATGCCACTGAATTGTGATTTACTTAACATTAACAAAGAATTGATTCTGAAATATATTGCTTGGTGAGATGTGTTGCTTGTGCTGTGTGGAATAGCAGTTACCAAGTTTGCTGGTACTGCTTATAGATCTCCACATCAGATACTATATTGGAAGTGTACTGGAAGAAAACGAGACATGCAGACATTTTATGTCATATAGCTAATGTGTTTCATCAAAATAGATTAGTAGTACAGCTGAATATACACTTACTGGATTAGTGGGACTAAAACCTGTGCTATCAGTGGTTGCATAGATCAGCAAGTTCACTTCAAAACAACAACAGACAGATCCAATTCAAACTCAAAACTGACCTGTATTTAagatttcaaaaatgcaaatattaAGGGTTGTATTTAGTAGCTTCTCATTTCTCAAACACTTAAATTACCTCGGAGTGCCTTGTGTGGGAAACTGTACAATCTGCATACAACTTGGCCCCACAAATCACGTGGGAGTTTGATAAAGGAATAATAGTAGCCAAGGTGGTGGGAAAATGTCAAATTGTCAAATACTCTCAAAGTCCTTCATGATCGAACAGCGGGTAAACTTTTTTAATAGTTGATGTGTTACTGTCAGTGGTAGGTTGGGACTCATTCCTgaacatgctggagaaagtcaggtgACACAGCAAAATGGTCAGAACGAAGGGTTCGAGCCAGAAATGTTACTTCTGATGGatactgcatgacttgctgagtttctccagcacatttagaTATTGCACTGGACCCCCAGAgtatgcagattttcttgtttaagtgGGACTCATTCCATTCTGGTTCCCAACCAGAACCATGCAAACACCAAGtgaaatctaaattttaaatttgtaactgCTTTAAAACATTCAAAGCATATTTGAAGTGAAACAAACATCAAAGAATACAAATCAGCTCTAGTGTCAGCTTTAGCCTTTCACACAGTCTGATCCAAGAATTCTCACATTCTAAGCTCTCTCATTAAATGCTGCTTGGCACAAAAAAAGTTTTCGTTTTCATTAGACAATATTGGTTGCATATCTtcacctccaatggacactgagacctgctgagttcctccagcatttttgtgtttttactacaatcacagcatctccaaAAGGGTATTCTAGATATTCAGACAGTAATAATGACACATTATATCCATAACCCCAGGAGCCCAGCTGATCACTGAAGACAATTAATGATTTACTAAAGGTATCCGAAAACTCCACAATTTACAATATAATGTAAATTGAAGGTCTGCATTTAAATTGAATTAGTTTACTACAAGATTACAGGATGTTCCTGTGAATACCAAAATTAAAGTAGTATGCCAGGTTTCCTTTTCAAAAACAAAAGAGCCTATACCCTAACATATAAAATTTCAGTGATATCAGTGCTTAAGGAATGTTAACACCTCAATATGGAAAAACAATGGCAACTATATGGTTAAGTTCTCTAAAGTACTAAAAGATGAACCAAACAGATGATCAAAATTAAATGAACCAGAGAACCTTGAAACTCTACAAAATTGTTCCAAAGTTTATATTTCAACTTTGGAAATACTCTTGGGTACTTAACAGGGACTTCCAAAATTTTCCCCAATCCTTCTGAGAAGGATATTTTTCTACAGTAGGTGGCCATTAACTGTAATATGTTGCAGTGAATGATAAAACTGTTACAATTATCCATTTAATTTTCATGAAGTTTAAAACACGCAGCAAGCGTGTTGCAACTGGAAGGTTTCTTTTTCTTTATGCTCTGATAATTGCAAAATCGCATCAAGTTGCAGAAGTGTGTTCCTGTACCTCAGCCCTTCTTGAAACTGTCAGTGCCTACTCTTGCGAGGTCACCACAAAGTGCTTGCCACTGTCCAAAGCAACATATACATGACAATTTACAAGTTGTGATTCTCAGTTACAACTCTCAGCAGATTGAACATAATGCACACATACATAAATGTTCTCTGACAACTGGACAGTCAGCAGGAATGGAAACTTGGCCAATCTTTCACTTTGACAATTCATCTACTGGGAAATTATTGCTTCCTGATCAATTCAAATAACTGACCTATACACTTCGGTCCTTATTTTATGCAGCTCAATGTACCATAAAATTAATCTACTTATCACACACTCTTCCAGTGCCAAGTCATTGTTGTCTCCCAATTCTTCTGCCAACATTACTTTTTACATGCCAATATTAAAACCCACTACTTCCCTTTGTGCACTTGCTTCAATTCATTTTCATTTACACAATCTCCAGTAGGGGCTCTCAAGTACCATCCTTCCACATCAActgcgcacccccccccccccccaccacagcaaCAGAAATCAATAAAATCCAAACTCCTTTGTTCTGATTTGGAGCCCCATGTAAATGAGGGGAAAAATGCACAGTGGGAAGCAATAGGCTAAAATAATCCAAGGCAGGCATCATATTTCTGTAGTTCTCGTCTATTATTCTACTGATGACGCAGCCATTGGAATTTTGATACTGCGTGCAGATGCTGTCAATTCTTCAATTTCTGCATTTAACTTGTGAATTACCCATTCCATAGCTTCTCGGCCCTGCATAGGAAAGCACAGACATGTTAACACAGTGGCTACAGACAATTACCAAGAGTTAGTGGAAAAGCATAACTGTACTGTGACATGCAAAACACTCCAAAAGCAAATGCACTCTGTTCATCAAGACTTGCAAATTAAGCTGGATGTAAGTTCATTTTGTATCCTGGTACAGTACAacttcaattatccaaaatcggattctccaaaatcctcatttatccaaattttttaaaattttcagataaatgaggatatccgaaacaaatcagaaactctcatttttctgaattttttttttttttttttttttttcggagccaaactgacctcataggttggaaaaaaaattcacttgacatgaaattagaatgacaattgtcttcctttcaggtaactccctccctttcctctttccatttcttctttaccttctcctattgacttttctctccaaacctccctctcaaactgcatgtcactgtctcccagctgcaagcggtCTGAAGGATCCCTTGTCCTAGAGTCATCAAGGAGAGGGACCTCAGACTCAATGGCGTTCCCCAGCGAAGTTCCTGACaccaactccaaaccctcccctctgcCTACtaccgcacacacacaccagactccCCACTGTGCATGTGAAGTAGACCGAGAggaggattcagagtcgggaCTCAGGCATCAGGGTTGGGAGCTCTGGGGAGACTGGAGCCTGCCGACTCGCCAGTAAGCGTTCTGCCAGCCTGGGAAGCCTCCCCGGGGATCGGTGGCAGTGATGGGGTTGTGTCGGGGATTGGCCACAGccaggattttttttgttgcaatttaaacattattttaatctttaaaatgctttcccttgttgtttaaacaagtgattttctgttgcgtggggtgtttttaaaaaatgaccagttctcaacAAAAAACATTTAAACCATCATAGgtccggtcctgaccatttcagataattagaGTTGTAGTGTATCTAGTCCCTTACCATAGCTCATGAGATTTTTATGTCGTTCAACCATTCTCTCAAATGTCTTCATGTCAAAGGGAAGACAGATGGGAAAAAAGACGGAACAAAGATTAGGCAAAAACTCTCTGCTGAACGCAGAGCAGGGCTGTTAAGAGTCAACAGGATCATGTGGGTTTATTGCATAAATAAGATGATCATTGGTAAGAGATAAAGATTCATTTCCCAGCATATTTAAAAGACAGGGAAGAAAGTTTATGGGAGCAAATCATGCAAACTACTGAGAATAAAAAGGTTTTCTCTCCCAGTTCACTTACCTTATTTGCATTAGCAGAGATGCTGTTTGCCATTATTCCTTCCATGTAACTACTTAGACTGACACCTTTTACACTGATTATAGCTTCTTGGGTAAGGATggtcctggaaagacaggaataaAATACAAGGAGCTGTTAGATGTAGTGACAGAAGAATTCCAGCATGTCACACCTAGTAATCCCATCATTTTTGTCTTGtgtcacctcaaggatgtgtaacAAAGAACACACGCCACATTCCAGTCACATACTAAAGCAACCTGTTATTCTTATTTTCTTTTGACATCAGAGGAGCCATTTGCTCCATTCTGGGTCGCAGCAAAGCAACCCCACTAGTTCCATTCCTATTGTTGCCTGCAACAGGTTCTCATTCACATGGATATGGCTCCCTTTGGGTTCTACTGAGGACAAATGTGTGGTTGTCATAAAAAGTTCAAACACAGCAAAAATACACAAGCAAAAGAAACCTGTGTCCAGAAAGGGAGCTGGATACCACTGATCAATTCCAGTGGTTGAGAATTGTATCAGATTCCTGCTCACGGTCAAGCTGATGCTAAAGTGCATTTTGTGACTACAAAGCATAGCAGGTAGGAGTGAAACAAGGTCTATAGGTGCTGGTgtccagtgcaatacacaaatgcgttggagaaattcagtcatgcagtatccataggaaataatggctaaccaatatttcaggcctgggcccttcatcaggtggaataaaaaggtggggagaagggggaagggcACAGCAGGCAGCTGCTGGACATCAAAATGGCCCAAAATACATCATGCAGAGAAGCAGTAAGAAACTCAATGCTTTTGCTGGGGTCAAACATCATGTAGAATACTTATATTTAGCAGAGACACTTCTACCTACTTTTCGGGGTCCTGTGGATGTGGCTTATACTCCAAACGCTCATCGACTGAGACCATATTTGTTAGAGTTATCTGTAAAATAATTAACAAGATCAAAATGTTTCACAGCTtgcattcaaatttttttttttaaatttagacatacagcacagtaacaggccctttctgccacaagtctgtgccatccaaataaACCCAAATTGATCTATACTTCGGTAAGTTGGGGCGGCACATTTGGTgcggtggttagcacaatgcctttagagcaccaacgattgggacaggggttcaaatcccacgctgaaaaaatttagatatacagcacagtaacaggccctttctgccacaagtctgtgccatccaaataaACCCAAATTGATCTATACTTCGGTAAGTTGGGGCG
This region includes:
- the LOC138736037 gene encoding PRELI domain containing protein 3B-like isoform X2, translated to MQKYPNPMNPCVVGVDVLDRHVDNQGKLHSQRLLSTEWGLPSVVKSLIGASRTRTYVQEHSVVDPVKRTMELRSANITLTNMVSVDERLEYKPHPQDPEKTILTQEAIISVKGVSLSSYMEGIMANSISANANKGREAMEWVIHKLNAEIEELTASARSIKIPMAASSVE